The DNA region CAGGTCGAATAGATTCAATATGTCCAGATACCAAGGAAGCTCTTTAGTTATTACTCCCAAGAGTTCCAATCACGTTTGATATaacaacagatttctttttctataaGCATTCTGGTTAAGTCCcgatattttatattttccaatTGTTTTTCCTCAATCCTAGTACCACCTAGTAGAGAAGCACCAATAACCTTTTTTTTCCAGTAACCATTATATCAGGCACATTATGAACAAGATGCCTGTCTGATTGGATCTTTAAAAGTCTCATAAGATCTTAACCCACTCGTTTTCCCAAATCTTCTCAACTTGATGGTCCTATGGTTCTTGCTAGAATTCCAGTCCGAATCTCTGGCAAAGTTTCCAATGAATAATTTTAGCAAATCAGTCGTGATGTTCCTGAGGGTTCAGGATGTGAAATTTTGTTGTAGCCACTGATCCAATGGacgtttagcaatagcaatagcagttagacttatataccgcttcatagggctttcagccctctctaagcggtttacagagtcagcatatcgcccccacagtctgggtcctcatttcacccacctcggaaggatggaaggctgagtcaaccttgagccggtgagatttgaaccgccgaactgcagatagcagtcagctgaagtggctgcagtactgcactctaaccactgcgccactacaaAAGCGACCTTTGCTGTTTTTGATTCATGCTTTTACCTTAATGCAGTCAATCAGCAAAGCTTGTTCTTAACCCACTAAAATAAAACCTTCAGTTTTGTTCTTTAACACCAaatgtatgtttttgtttctGTAATGATCCATCAAGTATCTTCATGTGTGGTCCACCTGATCACTATATAGAGATTTTTTCATCAGCTTTTCCTTCTATATCCTCCAAATGTTGAACTTGTGTTTGTCTGTTCTTCCAGTTAACACATCAGTTTCCATGTTTTATTCATCCTTACATTTTACATTCAGCCTTAATCTTTTTGTTTTTGGGAGCTTTCCTTGAATGACTTCCTTCAGAAAGGGTTCCTGGCTTTTTTTAATGTAGTCATTACTTGTTTAATTAATTTAGTCATTAATTTTAACATAGTCAAATTAGCATTAATATGCAGTGATTAAAAGTAATGCTTCGTGGAGAGGATATTATAAAGATAAAAGAAATTCAGGAAATAACAGTAAAATGccttctatagaatagaataggaatagaataacagttggaagggaccctggaggtcttctagtccaaccccctgcttaggccggaaaccctatatcacttcaaacaaatggctgtccaacatcttcttaaaaacttccagtgttggagcattcacaacttctgaaggccaattgttccattgattaattgttctgtcaggaaataactctttagttcaaagttgcttctcttcttgattagtttccacccattgcttcttatcctgccgtcaagtgctttggagaatagtttgactccctcttctttgtggcaatccctgagatattggaacactgctatcatgtctcccctagtccttcttttcatcagactagacgtacccagttcctgcaaccgttcttcatatgttttagcctccagtcccttaatcctctttgttgctcttctctgcactctttctagagtctcaagatcTTTTGCCTGTGAAGAATTATTTTTAAGTAGCCCACctgacctttccccccccccaaaagctggGATCTCTGTTTTATTTGTACAAACCACAAGTGAGTAGCTTGTTTAGGTGGGCCAGGAAGCTGCTAAAGATACCTTCAGCTTATTAATTTGCAAACTTGATGTAATATTTATTCCCAGACGCATCAATTTTCGCAGAGAATGGGGGTGCCGATCTCTGTGAAGTTACCTGCCTTGATAAAGAAAGGGCTTCTCTGGGGTTTAGTTTGAACATATTGTGGATCATAGAGACCGTAAAAATACAGGCAGCTTTAGCTTAGGACCATAATAGAAACTACCCAGTATGGTTGTAAGTTGTTTTACAATCTTTTTAcccagcagtcattaagcaaatgtacAGTCATTATGTAATCTCATTGCTCACTATGGGGAGTTTTTGCCAAAAAGTGGAAGTAAATGccggttttcagcaaaaaaaaacaacaaaaaaaaaccccacccataaattggggtcatgtgattataaGATGCTACAAACCGCCATACATGTGGGCTGTTTACCACCCACCaagggtacctgagagaccgcctcctgccgattacctcccatagaccgatcagatctcacaggttaggtctcctccggattccatccgccagccaatgtcggctggcgactccccgggggagagccttctctgttgcagcttcagccctctggaatgatctccctgtcgacatccggacccttacgaccctcccggctttccgcaaagccaccaaatcctggctgctccagcaggccgggggggcctgtgaaacatccagcccaaccgaaattgtgaatgttgcggttttgtttttaaagtgttgtctttgtctagtcctcccccttcccttgtctattgtgagccgcccggagtccttcgggagtgggcggcatgcaagacaaataaatacaatacaatacaatacccaCCCATGACCACAGGGAGCAACGGCCATTGGAACTTCAGAAGTGGTCATAACTGCCTTTTTTTGCTGGGGAATGGGAGTCTGTTATAACATTGAAAGACTGCTAAACatccagtcataagttgaggactacctgtaacttagaagatgagtgtgtgtgttttttcaaatggctaaaaaaagaaattaaatctattaaaaatgtttattttgtttgtttctgtctGCTTGCTGCAGGTTGCAAAATCAAGGCCCTGAGAGCCAAAACCAATACGTACATCAAGACCCCCGTACGTGGAGAAGAGCCCGTTTTCGTGGTGACCGGCCGCAAAGAAGACGTCGCCATGGCCAAAAGGGAAATTCTTTCTGCTGCTGAGCACTTCTCCATGATAAGAGCTTCGCGCAACAAGAATGGCCCTGCTCTGGGAGGCCTGCCTTGTAACCCCAACCTGCCAGGCCAGACTACAGTCCAGGTCAGGGTGCCTTACCGTGTCGTCGGGCTGGTGGTTGGCCCCAAAGGCGCTACGATCAAAAGAATTCAGCAGCAAACCCATACCTACATAGTTACTCCCAGTAGAGACAAAGAGCCAGTTTTTGAAGTAACCGGCATGCCGGAAAATGTAGACCGGGCCCGGGAAGAGATAGAGATGCACATCGCCATGCGCACTGGAAACTACATTGAGCTCAACGAAGAAAACGATTTCCATTACAACGGTACAGATGTCAGTTTTGAAGGAGGAAACCTTGGATCTGCCTGGCTTACTTCCCACCCAGTCCCACCTCCCAGTCGCACCCGGATGATTTCCAATTACAGAAACGACAGCTCCAGTTCCCTAGGAAGTGGTTCCACCGACTCCTACTTTGGAAGCAATAGGTTGGCTGACTTCAGCCCGACCAGTCCATTCAGCACTGGCAATTTTTGGTTTGGAGAGACCTTGCCTTCCGTGGGGGCAGAGGATCTGGCCGTCGACTCTCCCGCCTACGATTCCTTGCCCACCCCTTCTCAGACCATCTGGACCCCTTTCGAACCCGTCAACCCACTCTCCAGTTTTGGTAGCGAACCCGCTAGTAATGTGAAATCTCCACGGAAAGGGAGCCAGCCCTCCACCCCTCGCTTGTCACCGACGTTTCCCGAGACCTTGGAACACCCCCTCGCCCGCAGAGTGAGAAGCGACCCTCCCAGCACCGTCAACCAGGTTGGCCTTCCCATCTATATCCCTGCCTTTTCCAACGGTACCAACAGCTACTCTTCTTCCAACGGTGGCTCCACATCTAGTTCCCCTCCGGAGTTAAGACGGAAGCACGACTGCGTGATCTGTTTTGAGAACGAAGTAATCGCTGCCTTGGTTCCATGTGGCCACAACCTTTTCTGCATGGAGTGCGCCAACAAGATCTGTGAAAAAGAAGCACCATCGTGTCCAGTTTGCCAGACAGCTGTTACTCAGGCGATTCAAATTCACTCTTAAATGTATAGAGATATTATATATGGACTTTTTAAACTCTTAAAGGCTTGGATGTAATGGTACCCCCCTAAGTAAACTTATAATGAACTCAGACTGTTACGGGGCTTTCTTGAGATTAGGCTAACAGTTGTTTGAAAAGCATGTACTCTTttcgaaaaagaaaaaaaaacacaaaaaccagGCTTGTTTAGTTAACCTTATAAAGGGCCTAAAGCCAATCTTTTTCCATTTTGGTTGCAGCTGCCGTACCTCTAACAAAGTCCTAGAAGGAAGCTGTAGTGTTTTTGGGGGAGGCCTTAGGACCTTCGATCTGTTTTTCAGAGGGGGAGCGTACAGTGAGCACTTGCAGTCTGCCCAGATCTTGACAAAAGTATTTCTAATAACTGCAGTGAAAGCGAAGTCCCGTGTAGCCCCTGAGCGTAGAAACTCTTAACGGGAGGGGGGGATAAACGGTGCAAAGGATCATGAATGTTTCAAAATAACTTCCAGTGCTGCCTTCTTTACACTGCCAGTTTTTTTCAGAGCAGGTTTGGGGGGGGatgctttctttcccccctccaccCCATCCTCCTTTACACAACAATAACAGGCTTCATTTACCTAACGTTGCAAATAATTTTACCGCCTGCCGGATTGGTTTCCTGGCCATTCGAGCGAGGAGTCGCCTAAGCGAGAAGTTTTTATTAAGCCGATGGTGGTTCGTGGAGGACCGTCCGAAGGGGCGAATGGAGGATGAGCTTCCTCTTCTCATCCTGTATGCAAATTGAGGCATCTTTAAGCGAATCAGGAATGTGTGGGTCTTCCATTACTGAAGCCTGGAAAAGCCTTCTTTGTTTCAAATCATTGCCAAGGGACACGGGAGCTCCAGCCCCGGACATGTAGCAGTTTGGTTATTTATTGGCGGGGGAGtatcttagaccagtgtttttcaaccttggcaacttgaagatgtccggacttcaactcccagaattccccagccagcattcgctggctggggaattctgggagttgaagtccggacatcttcaagttgccaaggttgaaaaacactgtcttagacaATGCTCCTTACGCGTGAATTGCTACACCCTTCCATTGTGTCTAGAATGAGGATGCTGACATTCCATTGGCTCATGTGATGAAGATGTTCTTAAATTTAACTATTTTAGCAAATATCAAGAGTGTAAGAAAATGTGAATCATTTTTTTATGTTACAACCACGACTTGCACATGATGTGAAacttgtctttttttgtttttcttttaatcatacggggaggaagaggaaggagtaacATCCACGTTTTTGTATCATTCAATGGTAAATAGCAGTGACAGACTCAGCAAAACggtttatttcatttcaaaactACGCTTCCCTCTATCAAGGAAAAACAATTGACCTCTGTTGATTTCTTTAATGTACATTTCAGCCTGTGGATGTTTCTCCTTCCAGCACTTCACCCTCAGAATTTCCCCGTTTTTAAAAGAACACTCAGACGTTCTGATgggtttcatttttcttcttcttcctcctctttctctctttctcctttaaaaaaaaaagcacttctcTATCTGTCCTTCCTTTGGTTCCCTCTCTTTTTTGAGCAATATCTTCCCAAGATGAAATAATGTTTTCTCAGAATAGCAAATTCTACGTGTATTGAACTAGTGAATATAcagaaatctttattttttattttccacttgaaAGAGTTACATTtcgtatattaaaaaaaaaaaagtttacagaTAACggtttttattttatgatttttttttcagtataaAAGTTGCCTTGATGgcatataatattattattattattacattatgaGATGCATAACTTTAACGCTAATAGCTTGTAGAATAGTTAAATGTCAGTATTGAAATCTTAATCTTTAGCCGAGTCTTGTAGATATGAACAATCCCATTTACCAAGCATGTATTTTGTATATTGTTATATTGTACACTGCAGCTAATAAGCCAAGGATACAAGATTAGATGCGTGTACTGTTTCTATAAACCACAGACTTCAGAATGACAAAGCTCTCAATATGGTTTAGTATTTGCTAATTTTACTACACTCTTTTTGTTATGTATATGTAGAAAGGTCATAGGGATTATAAATTCAATTTgagtaaagtttaaaaaaaagcatatatTTTATGATAAAAGGGCCTTTAACTTATGAGGGCCAAAGCACTGATATTATATATTTGCTGTAAAGAGAATT from Thamnophis elegans isolate rThaEle1 chromosome 3, rThaEle1.pri, whole genome shotgun sequence includes:
- the MEX3C gene encoding RNA-binding E3 ubiquitin-protein ligase MEX3C; translation: MPSGSASPSPPEELPDLGARLLLLPPAAAPPRPPPGLLLQYHAQPPSPLLLLPASPQPPLLADTGRLRERLAGLGLRERGDEAARESRGEDDQEEEEEEEEEEEEEAAPEEGERGGGGDLELDLEEPPEDEEDEAAEEEEEEEEEEEDDDDEGFLEPRGGGGVCGPASLLLLPPGPASSPPLLPPGLGSVLLPPPPPPVSALPLAAGSAFEVAEAGALGGALYGPGDDVHAGVMAAMLSQSYGPPGAAAAAAAAAAVAAGMPPGSILNGEQAALLRRKSVNTTECVPVPSSEHVAEIVGRQGCKIKALRAKTNTYIKTPVRGEEPVFVVTGRKEDVAMAKREILSAAEHFSMIRASRNKNGPALGGLPCNPNLPGQTTVQVRVPYRVVGLVVGPKGATIKRIQQQTHTYIVTPSRDKEPVFEVTGMPENVDRAREEIEMHIAMRTGNYIELNEENDFHYNGTDVSFEGGNLGSAWLTSHPVPPPSRTRMISNYRNDSSSSLGSGSTDSYFGSNRLADFSPTSPFSTGNFWFGETLPSVGAEDLAVDSPAYDSLPTPSQTIWTPFEPVNPLSSFGSEPASNVKSPRKGSQPSTPRLSPTFPETLEHPLARRVRSDPPSTVNQVGLPIYIPAFSNGTNSYSSSNGGSTSSSPPELRRKHDCVICFENEVIAALVPCGHNLFCMECANKICEKEAPSCPVCQTAVTQAIQIHS